A stretch of the Melanotaenia boesemani isolate fMelBoe1 chromosome 24, fMelBoe1.pri, whole genome shotgun sequence genome encodes the following:
- the LOC121635265 gene encoding protein NLRC3-like isoform X2, with protein MESVSDRLSRHMHICVLLEVMLPGRDEPIRTVMTKGVAGIGKTVLTQKFSLDWAEGKANHGIKFLFPFSFKELNVLKEEKFSLVELVHHFFTDTKEAGICSFDEDQVVFIFDGLDECRPSLDFKNTKIITDPSQPTSVDVLFTNLVRGKLLPSARLWITTRPAAANQIPPDCVGMVTEVRGFTNQQKEEYFRKRFIDDNQANKIISHIVKSRSLHIMCHIPVFCWITATVLEKVLKTREGGELPKTLTEMYIHFLVVQFKLKKTKYDGGAETDPHWSPENRKMIESLGKLAFDQPQEGNLIFYESDLTECGIDVTAASVYSGVFTQNLKEESGLYQEKVFSFIHLSVQEFLAALHVHLTFIKSGDNLLEEDEQPTSKNLKPRKEANFYQRAVNKALQSPNGHLDLFLRFLLGLSLQTNQRLLRGLMTQTGSSSQTNQETVQYIKEKISENLSVERIINLFHCLNELNDSSLVEEVQESLRSGSLSTDNLSPAQWSALAFILLSSEQDLDVFDLKKYSASEEALLRLLPVVKASNKALFGDCNLSKRSCEALSSVLSSQFCKLRDLDLSNNDLQDSGVKQLCDGLKSQFCKLEILRLSGCMITEEGCVSLALALNSNPSHLKELDLSYNHPGVSVKLLSDHLEGPNWKLSTLRVEPAGERWLKPGLKKCKCVFNWIQANRTDYTKKKKKRSLFLFFSLTDSLELTVDTNTVNKNIKLCDGKREAMYVKEAQSYPGHPDRFDMCRQLLCTERLTGRCYWEVEVSGGADVSVSYRGISRRGGFSDCVFGWNDQSWSLNCSEDDRYSVWHNYEETPISSSSSSSSSSSANRVAVYVDGPAGSLSFYRVSSDTLILLHTFNTTFTQPLHPGFGFGYWSSSGSSVSLCLLERNTQIADS; from the exons atggagtctgtttctgaccgtttgagcagacacatgcacatctgtgtcctgctggaggtcatgttgcctggaagagatgaaccaatcagaacagtgatgacaaagggagtggctggcattgggaaaactgtcttaacacagaagttcagtctggactgggctgaaggcAAAGCCAACCATGGAATTAAATTCTTGTTTCCGTTCTCTTTCaaagagctgaatgtgctgaaagaggaaaagttcagcttggtggaacttgttcatcacttctttactgacaccaaagaagcaggaatctgcagctttgatgaAGACCAGGTCGTCTTCATCTTTGACGGTCTGGATGAGTGTCGACCTTCTCTGGACTTCAAAAACACTAAAATCATAACTGACCCGTCACAACCCACATCAGTAGATGTGCTGTTTACAAACCTTgtcagggggaaactgcttccctctgctcgcctctggataaccacaagacctgcagcagccaatcagatccctcctgactgtgttggcatggtgacagaggtcagagggttcactaACCAACAGAaagaggagtacttcaggaagaggttcatAGATGATAACCAGGCCAACAAAATAATCTCCCACATAGTGAaatcacgaagcctccacatcatgtgccacatcccagtcttctgctggatcactgctacagttctggagaaAGTGCTaaaaaccagagagggaggagagctgcccaagaccctgactgagatgtacatccacttcctggtggtccagttcaagctgaagaagaccaagtatgatggaggagctgagacagatccacactggagtccagagaacaggaagatgattgagtctctgggaaaactggcttttgatcagccgcaggaaggaaacctgatcttctatgaatcagacctgacagagtgtggcatcgatgtcacagcagcctcagtttactcaggagtgttcacacagaacCTCAAGGAAGAGAGTGGGCTTTATCAagagaaggtgttcagcttcatccatctgagcgttcaggagtttctggctgctcttcatgtccatctcaccttcatcaagtctggaGACAATTTGCTGGAAGAAGATGAACAACCGACCTCAAAGAATTTGAAACCGAGGAAAGAGGCCAATTTCTACCAGAGAGCAGTGAACaaggccttacagagtccaaacggacacctggacttgttcctccgcttcctcctgggtctttcactgcagaccaatcagagacTCCTACGAGGtctgatgacacagacaggaagtagctcacagaccaatcaggaaacagtccagtacatcaaAGAAAAGATCAGTGAGAATCTGTCTGTAGAGAGAatcatcaatctgttccactgtctgaatgaactgaatgattcTTCTCTAGTGGAGGAGGTCCAAGAGTCCCTGAGATCAGGAAGTCTCTCCACAGATAacctgtctcctgctcagtggtcggctctggccttcatcttactgtcatcagaacaAGATCTGGATGTGTTTGACCTGAAGAAATACTCTGCTTCAGAGGAGGctcttctgaggctgctgccagtggtcaaagcctccaacAAAGCTCT ATTCGGTGACTGTAATCTGTCAAAAAGAAGTTGTGaagctctgtcctcagttctcagctcGCAGTTCTGTAAGCTGAGGGATCTGGACCTGAGcaacaacgacctgcaggatTCAGGAGtaaagcagctgtgtgatggactgaaAAGTCAGTTTTGTAAACTGGAAATTCTCAG GTTGTCCGGCTGtatgatcacagaggaaggctgtgttTCTCTGGCCTTGGCTTTAaactccaacccctcccatctgaaaGAGCTCGACCTGAGCTACAACCATCCTGGTGTCTCAGTAAAACTGCTCTCTGATCATCTGGAGGGTCCAAATTGGAAACTAAGCACTCTCAG ggtggagcctgctggagaacgGTGGTTGAAACCTGGTCTGaagaagtgtaagtgtgtttttaactGGATTCAAGCAAACCGTACcgattatacaaaaaaaaaaaaaaaacgcagcttgtttctgtttttctctctaacAGATTCTTTAGAGCTCACAGTCGACACGAacacagtaaacaaaaacatcaaactgtGTGACGGGAAAAGGGAGGCGATGTACGTGAAGGAGGCGCAGTCTTATCCGggtcatccagacagatttgacATGTGTCGACAGCTGCTGTGTACCGAGAGgctgactggtcgctgctactgggaggtgGAGGTGAGCGGAGGCGCTGACGTATCGGTGAGCTACAGAGGAATCAGCAGGAGAGGAGGCTTCAGCGACTGTGTGTTCGGGTGGAAcgatcagtcctggagtctgaaCTGCTCAGAGGATGATCgttactctgtctggcacaaCTATGAAGAGACGCCcatctcttcctct tcctcctcctcctcctcctccagcgcTAACcgagtagcagtgtatgtggacggacctgctggctctctgtccttctacagagtctcctccgACACACTGATCCTCCTCCACACCTTCAACACCACATTTACTCAACCTCTGCATCCTGGATTCGGGTTTGGGTATTGGTCCAGTTCTGGTTCCTCAGTGTCTCTGTGTTTGCTAGAAAGAAATACTCAGATTGCTGACAGTTGA
- the LOC121635265 gene encoding protein NLRC3-like isoform X1 codes for MESVSDRLSRHMHICVLLEVMLPGRDEPIRTVMTKGVAGIGKTVLTQKFSLDWAEGKANHGIKFLFPFSFKELNVLKEEKFSLVELVHHFFTDTKEAGICSFDEDQVVFIFDGLDECRPSLDFKNTKIITDPSQPTSVDVLFTNLVRGKLLPSARLWITTRPAAANQIPPDCVGMVTEVRGFTNQQKEEYFRKRFIDDNQANKIISHIVKSRSLHIMCHIPVFCWITATVLEKVLKTREGGELPKTLTEMYIHFLVVQFKLKKTKYDGGAETDPHWSPENRKMIESLGKLAFDQPQEGNLIFYESDLTECGIDVTAASVYSGVFTQNLKEESGLYQEKVFSFIHLSVQEFLAALHVHLTFIKSGDNLLEEDEQPTSKNLKPRKEANFYQRAVNKALQSPNGHLDLFLRFLLGLSLQTNQRLLRGLMTQTGSSSQTNQETVQYIKEKISENLSVERIINLFHCLNELNDSSLVEEVQESLRSGSLSTDNLSPAQWSALAFILLSSEQDLDVFDLKKYSASEEALLRLLPVVKASNKALFGDCNLSKRSCEALSSVLSSQFCKLRDLDLSNNDLQDSGVKQLCDGLKSQFCKLEILRLSGCMITEEGCVSLALALNSNPSHLKELDLSYNHPGVSVKLLSDHLEGPNWKLSTLRVEPAGERWLKPGLKKCKCVFNWIQANRTDYTKKKKKRSLFLFFSLTDSLELTVDTNTVNKNIKLCDGKREAMYVKEAQSYPGHPDRFDMCRQLLCTERLTGRCYWEVEVSGGADVSVSYRGISRRGGFSDCVFGWNDQSWSLNCSEDDRYSVWHNYEETPISSSSFSSSSSSSSSSSSSSSSANRVAVYVDGPAGSLSFYRVSSDTLILLHTFNTTFTQPLHPGFGFGYWSSSGSSVSLCLLERNTQIADS; via the exons atggagtctgtttctgaccgtttgagcagacacatgcacatctgtgtcctgctggaggtcatgttgcctggaagagatgaaccaatcagaacagtgatgacaaagggagtggctggcattgggaaaactgtcttaacacagaagttcagtctggactgggctgaaggcAAAGCCAACCATGGAATTAAATTCTTGTTTCCGTTCTCTTTCaaagagctgaatgtgctgaaagaggaaaagttcagcttggtggaacttgttcatcacttctttactgacaccaaagaagcaggaatctgcagctttgatgaAGACCAGGTCGTCTTCATCTTTGACGGTCTGGATGAGTGTCGACCTTCTCTGGACTTCAAAAACACTAAAATCATAACTGACCCGTCACAACCCACATCAGTAGATGTGCTGTTTACAAACCTTgtcagggggaaactgcttccctctgctcgcctctggataaccacaagacctgcagcagccaatcagatccctcctgactgtgttggcatggtgacagaggtcagagggttcactaACCAACAGAaagaggagtacttcaggaagaggttcatAGATGATAACCAGGCCAACAAAATAATCTCCCACATAGTGAaatcacgaagcctccacatcatgtgccacatcccagtcttctgctggatcactgctacagttctggagaaAGTGCTaaaaaccagagagggaggagagctgcccaagaccctgactgagatgtacatccacttcctggtggtccagttcaagctgaagaagaccaagtatgatggaggagctgagacagatccacactggagtccagagaacaggaagatgattgagtctctgggaaaactggcttttgatcagccgcaggaaggaaacctgatcttctatgaatcagacctgacagagtgtggcatcgatgtcacagcagcctcagtttactcaggagtgttcacacagaacCTCAAGGAAGAGAGTGGGCTTTATCAagagaaggtgttcagcttcatccatctgagcgttcaggagtttctggctgctcttcatgtccatctcaccttcatcaagtctggaGACAATTTGCTGGAAGAAGATGAACAACCGACCTCAAAGAATTTGAAACCGAGGAAAGAGGCCAATTTCTACCAGAGAGCAGTGAACaaggccttacagagtccaaacggacacctggacttgttcctccgcttcctcctgggtctttcactgcagaccaatcagagacTCCTACGAGGtctgatgacacagacaggaagtagctcacagaccaatcaggaaacagtccagtacatcaaAGAAAAGATCAGTGAGAATCTGTCTGTAGAGAGAatcatcaatctgttccactgtctgaatgaactgaatgattcTTCTCTAGTGGAGGAGGTCCAAGAGTCCCTGAGATCAGGAAGTCTCTCCACAGATAacctgtctcctgctcagtggtcggctctggccttcatcttactgtcatcagaacaAGATCTGGATGTGTTTGACCTGAAGAAATACTCTGCTTCAGAGGAGGctcttctgaggctgctgccagtggtcaaagcctccaacAAAGCTCT ATTCGGTGACTGTAATCTGTCAAAAAGAAGTTGTGaagctctgtcctcagttctcagctcGCAGTTCTGTAAGCTGAGGGATCTGGACCTGAGcaacaacgacctgcaggatTCAGGAGtaaagcagctgtgtgatggactgaaAAGTCAGTTTTGTAAACTGGAAATTCTCAG GTTGTCCGGCTGtatgatcacagaggaaggctgtgttTCTCTGGCCTTGGCTTTAaactccaacccctcccatctgaaaGAGCTCGACCTGAGCTACAACCATCCTGGTGTCTCAGTAAAACTGCTCTCTGATCATCTGGAGGGTCCAAATTGGAAACTAAGCACTCTCAG ggtggagcctgctggagaacgGTGGTTGAAACCTGGTCTGaagaagtgtaagtgtgtttttaactGGATTCAAGCAAACCGTACcgattatacaaaaaaaaaaaaaaaacgcagcttgtttctgtttttctctctaacAGATTCTTTAGAGCTCACAGTCGACACGAacacagtaaacaaaaacatcaaactgtGTGACGGGAAAAGGGAGGCGATGTACGTGAAGGAGGCGCAGTCTTATCCGggtcatccagacagatttgacATGTGTCGACAGCTGCTGTGTACCGAGAGgctgactggtcgctgctactgggaggtgGAGGTGAGCGGAGGCGCTGACGTATCGGTGAGCTACAGAGGAATCAGCAGGAGAGGAGGCTTCAGCGACTGTGTGTTCGGGTGGAAcgatcagtcctggagtctgaaCTGCTCAGAGGATGATCgttactctgtctggcacaaCTATGAAGAGACGCCcatctcttcctcttctttctcctcctcctcctcctcctcctcctcctcctcctcctcctcctccagcgcTAACcgagtagcagtgtatgtggacggacctgctggctctctgtccttctacagagtctcctccgACACACTGATCCTCCTCCACACCTTCAACACCACATTTACTCAACCTCTGCATCCTGGATTCGGGTTTGGGTATTGGTCCAGTTCTGGTTCCTCAGTGTCTCTGTGTTTGCTAGAAAGAAATACTCAGATTGCTGACAGTTGA
- the LOC121635265 gene encoding NACHT, LRR and PYD domains-containing protein 12-like isoform X3, whose amino-acid sequence MESVSDRLSRHMHICVLLEVMLPGRDEPIRTVMTKGVAGIGKTVLTQKFSLDWAEGKANHGIKFLFPFSFKELNVLKEEKFSLVELVHHFFTDTKEAGICSFDEDQVVFIFDGLDECRPSLDFKNTKIITDPSQPTSVDVLFTNLVRGKLLPSARLWITTRPAAANQIPPDCVGMVTEVRGFTNQQKEEYFRKRFIDDNQANKIISHIVKSRSLHIMCHIPVFCWITATVLEKVLKTREGGELPKTLTEMYIHFLVVQFKLKKTKYDGGAETDPHWSPENRKMIESLGKLAFDQPQEGNLIFYESDLTECGIDVTAASVYSGVFTQNLKEESGLYQEKVFSFIHLSVQEFLAALHVHLTFIKSGDNLLEEDEQPTSKNLKPRKEANFYQRAVNKALQSPNGHLDLFLRFLLGLSLQTNQRLLRGLMTQTGSSSQTNQETVQYIKEKISENLSVERIINLFHCLNELNDSSLVEEVQESLRSGSLSTDNLSPAQWSALAFILLSSEQDLDVFDLKKYSASEEALLRLLPVVKASNKALFGDCNLSKRSCEALSSVLSSQFCKLRDLDLSNNDLQDSGVKQLCDGLKSQFCKLEILRLSGCMITEEGCVSLALALNSNPSHLKELDLSYNHPGVSVKLLSDHLEGPNWKLSTLRVEPAGERWLKPGLKKYSLELTVDTNTVNKNIKLCDGKREAMYVKEAQSYPGHPDRFDMCRQLLCTERLTGRCYWEVEVSGGADVSVSYRGISRRGGFSDCVFGWNDQSWSLNCSEDDRYSVWHNYEETPISSSSFSSSSSSSSSSSSSSSSANRVAVYVDGPAGSLSFYRVSSDTLILLHTFNTTFTQPLHPGFGFGYWSSSGSSVSLCLLERNTQIADS is encoded by the exons atggagtctgtttctgaccgtttgagcagacacatgcacatctgtgtcctgctggaggtcatgttgcctggaagagatgaaccaatcagaacagtgatgacaaagggagtggctggcattgggaaaactgtcttaacacagaagttcagtctggactgggctgaaggcAAAGCCAACCATGGAATTAAATTCTTGTTTCCGTTCTCTTTCaaagagctgaatgtgctgaaagaggaaaagttcagcttggtggaacttgttcatcacttctttactgacaccaaagaagcaggaatctgcagctttgatgaAGACCAGGTCGTCTTCATCTTTGACGGTCTGGATGAGTGTCGACCTTCTCTGGACTTCAAAAACACTAAAATCATAACTGACCCGTCACAACCCACATCAGTAGATGTGCTGTTTACAAACCTTgtcagggggaaactgcttccctctgctcgcctctggataaccacaagacctgcagcagccaatcagatccctcctgactgtgttggcatggtgacagaggtcagagggttcactaACCAACAGAaagaggagtacttcaggaagaggttcatAGATGATAACCAGGCCAACAAAATAATCTCCCACATAGTGAaatcacgaagcctccacatcatgtgccacatcccagtcttctgctggatcactgctacagttctggagaaAGTGCTaaaaaccagagagggaggagagctgcccaagaccctgactgagatgtacatccacttcctggtggtccagttcaagctgaagaagaccaagtatgatggaggagctgagacagatccacactggagtccagagaacaggaagatgattgagtctctgggaaaactggcttttgatcagccgcaggaaggaaacctgatcttctatgaatcagacctgacagagtgtggcatcgatgtcacagcagcctcagtttactcaggagtgttcacacagaacCTCAAGGAAGAGAGTGGGCTTTATCAagagaaggtgttcagcttcatccatctgagcgttcaggagtttctggctgctcttcatgtccatctcaccttcatcaagtctggaGACAATTTGCTGGAAGAAGATGAACAACCGACCTCAAAGAATTTGAAACCGAGGAAAGAGGCCAATTTCTACCAGAGAGCAGTGAACaaggccttacagagtccaaacggacacctggacttgttcctccgcttcctcctgggtctttcactgcagaccaatcagagacTCCTACGAGGtctgatgacacagacaggaagtagctcacagaccaatcaggaaacagtccagtacatcaaAGAAAAGATCAGTGAGAATCTGTCTGTAGAGAGAatcatcaatctgttccactgtctgaatgaactgaatgattcTTCTCTAGTGGAGGAGGTCCAAGAGTCCCTGAGATCAGGAAGTCTCTCCACAGATAacctgtctcctgctcagtggtcggctctggccttcatcttactgtcatcagaacaAGATCTGGATGTGTTTGACCTGAAGAAATACTCTGCTTCAGAGGAGGctcttctgaggctgctgccagtggtcaaagcctccaacAAAGCTCT ATTCGGTGACTGTAATCTGTCAAAAAGAAGTTGTGaagctctgtcctcagttctcagctcGCAGTTCTGTAAGCTGAGGGATCTGGACCTGAGcaacaacgacctgcaggatTCAGGAGtaaagcagctgtgtgatggactgaaAAGTCAGTTTTGTAAACTGGAAATTCTCAG GTTGTCCGGCTGtatgatcacagaggaaggctgtgttTCTCTGGCCTTGGCTTTAaactccaacccctcccatctgaaaGAGCTCGACCTGAGCTACAACCATCCTGGTGTCTCAGTAAAACTGCTCTCTGATCATCTGGAGGGTCCAAATTGGAAACTAAGCACTCTCAG ggtggagcctgctggagaacgGTGGTTGAAACCTGGTCTGaagaagt ATTCTTTAGAGCTCACAGTCGACACGAacacagtaaacaaaaacatcaaactgtGTGACGGGAAAAGGGAGGCGATGTACGTGAAGGAGGCGCAGTCTTATCCGggtcatccagacagatttgacATGTGTCGACAGCTGCTGTGTACCGAGAGgctgactggtcgctgctactgggaggtgGAGGTGAGCGGAGGCGCTGACGTATCGGTGAGCTACAGAGGAATCAGCAGGAGAGGAGGCTTCAGCGACTGTGTGTTCGGGTGGAAcgatcagtcctggagtctgaaCTGCTCAGAGGATGATCgttactctgtctggcacaaCTATGAAGAGACGCCcatctcttcctcttctttctcctcctcctcctcctcctcctcctcctcctcctcctcctcctccagcgcTAACcgagtagcagtgtatgtggacggacctgctggctctctgtccttctacagagtctcctccgACACACTGATCCTCCTCCACACCTTCAACACCACATTTACTCAACCTCTGCATCCTGGATTCGGGTTTGGGTATTGGTCCAGTTCTGGTTCCTCAGTGTCTCTGTGTTTGCTAGAAAGAAATACTCAGATTGCTGACAGTTGA
- the LOC121635312 gene encoding caspase-4-like encodes METPLKQQLLETLEDLGDEELKLFHWYLQNPELLDGFSAMKKSRLQKADRPDTVDLMVNTYTPESVMEVMSLILKRMKKNHNQSEETFPKEQKPLPKLIPNADDVQTDRDKDIYPVTEESVRSRVALLINNMHFPGSFLPTRKGSEKDELAMQNLLTGFGYEVLKYKDLSTQEMDDALVRFC; translated from the exons ACGCTGGAGGATTTGGGAGATGAAGAGCTGAAACTTTTCCACTGGTACCTTCAGAATCCTGAGTTACTGGATGGTTTCTCAGCCATGAAAAAGTCCCGTCTGCAGAAGGCAGACCGACCAGATACGGTGGATTTGATGGTTAACACATATACTCCAGAAAGTGTGATGGAGGTGATGAGTTTGATATtaaagaggatgaagaagaatcACAACCAGTCAG AAGAAACTTTTCCAAAGGAGCAGAAACCTTTGCCCAAGCTCATCCCCAACGCAGATGACGTACAGACGGATCGGGATAAAGAC ATCTACCCTGTGACTGAAGAGTCCGTACGGAGTCGTGTGGCCCTGCTGATCAATAATATGCATTTCCCTGGGAGCTTTCTGCCGACTAGAAAAGGATCTGAGAAAGACGAGCTGGCCATGCAAAATTTGCTCACAGGTTTCGGATACGAGGTGTTGAAATATAAAGACTTATCTACACAG GAGATGGACGACGCTCTGGTTCGGTTCTGTTAA